Proteins from a genomic interval of Paenibacillus sp. FSL H8-0048:
- a CDS encoding cation diffusion facilitator family transporter: MTDIYEDIRKGEKGALVSIAAYLILSAFKLICGYLFASSALLADGFNNLTDIVASLAVLIGLRISRKPPDSDHTYGHFRAETIAALMASFIMALVGIQVIVEAVRSLFEGGKATPQLWSAGVALVCAVAMMGVYIYNKRLAERINNHALMAAAKDNFSDAIVSVGAAVGIVGAQFGLPWIDSAAAIGVGLLIIKTAWDIFRDSTYRLTDGFDEDKLLDLRSTIARTPGVEGIKDLKARVHGNHVLVDVVVEVNARMTVMEGHEISDSIEERMTKLHNIMHVQVHVEPKD; encoded by the coding sequence ATGACCGATATTTATGAAGATATTCGCAAGGGTGAGAAGGGTGCGCTGGTCAGTATCGCCGCTTATCTGATTCTGTCAGCCTTTAAGCTGATCTGCGGCTATCTGTTCGCCTCCAGTGCGCTCCTGGCGGACGGATTCAACAATTTAACCGATATTGTGGCCTCGCTGGCGGTGCTGATCGGGCTGCGCATCTCGCGGAAGCCGCCGGATTCCGATCATACCTACGGGCATTTCCGGGCCGAGACGATTGCGGCGCTGATGGCCTCTTTTATTATGGCGCTGGTGGGCATTCAGGTTATTGTGGAGGCGGTGCGCTCGCTGTTCGAGGGCGGGAAGGCCACGCCGCAGCTCTGGTCTGCCGGCGTTGCGCTGGTGTGTGCAGTAGCGATGATGGGGGTATATATATATAACAAGCGTCTGGCAGAGCGAATTAATAACCATGCGCTGATGGCTGCAGCGAAGGATAATTTTTCGGATGCCATTGTAAGCGTAGGGGCGGCTGTAGGCATTGTTGGGGCGCAGTTCGGACTGCCGTGGATTGATTCGGCGGCTGCCATCGGAGTCGGCTTGCTGATTATCAAGACAGCCTGGGATATTTTCCGCGATTCCACGTACCGGCTGACAGACGGCTTTGACGAAGATAAGCTGCTTGACCTGCGAAGCACCATTGCCCGGACCCCTGGCGTAGAGGGTATCAAGGATTTAAAAGCCCGTGTACACGGCAATCATGTGCTGGTGGATGTAGTCGTAGAGGTGAATGCCCGCATGACAGTCATGGAAGGGCATGAGATCAGCGATTCGATTGAAGAGCGGATGACCAAGCTGCATAATATCATGCATGTGCAAGTTCACGTGGAGCCCAAGGACTAA
- a CDS encoding C40 family peptidase: protein MIVSRKKITASLWVSASLALSLGVFSPSQAFAATDSSITTLAASTGQTGLIQASVRLRTDPSTSSTVLKYLNKGDQVVILEAANSYWYKVRTAEGIVGYMSSGDSYIRLLTASAPASRTAVIQATVRVRETPATSGQVVGYLYKNDQVTILEETNSYWYKIRTANGTVGYTSSSYQYITAGASSPSAPATPAPTPVPVQTPVPAPVPTQAPVPTAGQTAVIERVIAAGMGYLGTPYEFGSSRNDTSTFDCSDFIRQIFMDAANLKLPADSRQQGDWVKQNSGVTTDISGLKRGDLMFFMDYKGTSPSAYAGINKSTARITHVAMYLGDGKLLHTYSVSSGGVRVDNLSASWMNRFLYGGSVIR from the coding sequence ATGATCGTATCACGCAAGAAAATTACAGCATCGTTATGGGTTTCCGCATCACTGGCATTATCCTTGGGAGTGTTCAGTCCAAGTCAGGCTTTCGCTGCAACCGATTCATCGATTACAACACTTGCGGCCTCCACTGGACAGACAGGCCTTATTCAAGCTTCGGTCCGGCTGCGTACAGATCCGTCTACCAGCAGCACGGTACTGAAATATCTAAATAAAGGCGACCAGGTCGTTATTCTGGAAGCTGCGAACAGCTACTGGTACAAAGTAAGAACGGCAGAGGGCATTGTGGGGTATATGAGCTCGGGAGATTCCTACATCCGATTGCTTACGGCTTCCGCACCTGCGTCCCGGACAGCAGTGATTCAGGCCACGGTCCGTGTAAGGGAGACCCCTGCAACCAGTGGTCAAGTGGTTGGATATCTCTATAAGAATGATCAGGTAACCATCCTTGAAGAGACCAACAGCTATTGGTACAAAATAAGAACGGCAAATGGGACGGTGGGTTATACCAGCTCATCCTATCAATATATTACAGCGGGTGCTTCATCGCCGTCTGCTCCAGCAACTCCAGCTCCAACACCGGTACCTGTTCAGACGCCGGTGCCGGCGCCTGTTCCAACACAGGCACCTGTACCTACAGCCGGTCAGACGGCCGTGATTGAACGTGTGATCGCAGCGGGGATGGGCTATCTGGGTACACCGTATGAATTCGGTTCCAGCCGTAATGATACGAGTACCTTCGATTGCTCGGATTTCATCCGCCAGATCTTCATGGATGCAGCGAACCTCAAGCTGCCTGCCGATTCCCGGCAGCAAGGGGACTGGGTGAAGCAGAACAGCGGTGTAACTACGGATATCTCCGGCTTGAAGCGCGGTGATTTGATGTTCTTCATGGATTATAAAGGAACTTCGCCCTCTGCTTATGCCGGAATCAACAAGTCTACGGCAAGAATTACGCATGTCGCTATGTATTTGGGTGACGGGAAGCTGCTGCATACCTATTCAGTAAGCTCCGGCGGTGTAAGAGTAGATAATCTTAGCGCTTCTTGGATGAACCGTTTCCTGTACGGAGGCTCGGTCATCCGCTAA